Part of the Mycolicibacterium mageritense genome is shown below.
TGCGGGGCTGCACGTCGACGACCGCCCGCAGCAGGTCCAATTGCTCTGCGGGCAGGTCGATGTCGTCACGGTCGTAACCTTCGGATTCCGCTTCCGCCGACAGGCCGAGGAACACGATCGCGGTGTCGGCAGACCGGGCGGCGTCGACCGCGCTCGCGACATCGGGGGAGTAGGTCACCTCGTGACCTGCCGCGTGGCTTCGGATCTCGTCGAGCGGGATGTCGACCCGGGTCGGGTTCACGTGCGAGCTGCCGCCGCCCTGGTAGCGCGGAGCTTGTGCGAACGGGCCGATGACGGCGAGTGTCGACGGCGAGAGCGGCAAGACCTCGCCGTCGTTCTTGAGCAGCACGACGGCTTGTGCGGCTGCCTCGCGGGCCAGCCGGTGATGCGCGTCGGCGTCGAAAGGCGTGCGAGTGCCGGCATTTTCCGTTGCGCGGGCGGCCAGTCGGGCGACCCGGCCCGCGGCCCGCGTGACGACGGATTCGTCCAGCGCGCCCTCCTGCACGGCCGATACGACGTCGGCGTCGGTGATACCGCCCGTCGCGGGCATCTCCAGGTCGAGGCCGGCCGCGACCGCGGCGACCCGGTCGCGCACCGCGCCCCAATCGCTGACCACCACACCGTCGAAACCCCACTCGCCGCGCAGCACCTCGGTCAGCAGCCAGGCGTTCTCTGCGGCGTACGTGCCGTTGATGCGGTTGTACGAACACATCACCGTCCACGGTGCGGCGTCGCGCACCACGCGTTCGAACGCCCGCAGGTAGATCTCGCGCAGCGTCCGCTCGTCGACATCGGAGCTGGCCCGCATCCGGTCGTGCTCGGCGTTGTTGACCGCGAAATGCTTCAGCGACGCGCCGACACCCCGGCTCTGCACGCCGCGCACCCACGCCGCGCCGAGTGCCCCGGACAACAACGGATCCTCGGAGTAGTACTCGAAATTGCGCCCGCACCGCGGATCTCGTTTGATGTTGACGCCCGGCCCGAGCAACACGTGCACGCCCAACGACCGGCACTCGTCACCCAGGGCCACGCCGATCCGCTCGACCAGCTCCGGATCCCAGGTCTGGCTGAGCCCGACTGCGGGCGGGAAACACGTCGCCGGTTCGCTGCTGGCGACGCCGAGATGGTCTGTGGCACTGCCGGATTGCTTGCGCACCCCGTGTGGGCCGTCAGTCAGCATGATCGCCGGAACGCCGTCGACGGCCTTGGTCGTCCAAAAAGTCGCGCCGCTGCCCAGGGCGGCGCGTTGCGGCAGGCTCAGTTCGGCGATGCGTGTGTCGTAGGGGGTCACCTTTCCCGAGGGTAGCCGTGCGCGGCGGGTGTGCGGTTTCCCGGGGCTACGTCCCGCGGGGCTCTGCCTTTACAAATTTTCAGTGAACTGTCACGCTGAGTTCTGGTGTGACATTGCCGTCGCAGCCCGCAGGAGGGAACCCACGTGACAGTTGCCAGTACGCCGCAGGCACGCGAATACAGCCCGTTCGACATCACGTCGCACGAGTTCTGGAGTCAACCGTTCGACGTGCGCGACGAGACTTTCGCACAGCTGCGCGCGACGGACGGCCTGACCTGGCACCGGCCGCTGCCGACGCTGTTCGACATCTCCGAGCCCGGGTTCTGGGCGCTGACCCGGCGCGCCGACCTCCAGTTCGCGAGCCAGCATCCCGAGCTGTTCACCTCGACCCTCGGAGTGGCGCTCGACCCGATGCCCGCCGATGTGCAGCGCTTCGCATCGTTCTTCCTCACGATGGACCCACCCGAGCACACCACCTATCGCAAGCTGATCAGTTCGGCGTTTACGCCGCGCAACGTGCGCAGGATCGAGGAGCAGATCCATGCCAACGCCGTGGCGGTGGTCGACGACCTCGTCGGTGCGGGCGACATCGACTTCGTACACGACTGCGCGGCCCGGCTGCCGATGGTCACCATCCTCGACATGCTCGGCGTGCCGAGCGCCGATCAGCCTGCACTCGCGAGGGCCGCCGAAAAGCTGTTCAGCATGAGCGACGACGAGTATTCGAGCATCGAAGAACGCGCGGCCGACACCATCAACGAGATCATGCTCCTGTCCGGTACCGGGGTGGAGCTGGCCAAGTTCCGCCGCGCCAATCCCGGTGACGACCTCATGACGAGCATCGTCGATGCCGAGGTGGACGGGCACCGGCTGACCGACGACGAGATCGGGGCGTTCCTGATCCTGCTCGCCTCCGCGGGTAATGACACCACCAAGCAGACCACCACGCACGCGATGCTGGCGTTGGCCGCGAATCCGGAGCAAAAGGATTGGCTCATGGCGGATTTCGAAAACCGTATCGGGCTGGCCGTCGAGGAGTTCGTCCGGTGGTCGACGCCGGTGCTGCAGTTCGCCCGGTTCGCCACCGAGGACGTCGAGGTCGCGGGCCAGCGGATCAACGCGGGCGACAAGGTGGGGTTGTTCTACTGCTCGGCCAACCGTGACGAGTCGGTGTTCACCGAACCGCAGCGATTCGATCTGAGCCGTTCGCCGAACCCGCACGTGGGGTTCGGCGCGGGCGGTCCGCACTTCTGCCTCGGCAACCAACTGGCCAAGACCGAACTGCGAAACCTGTTCCGTGAGTTACTGACCCGGCTCAAGACCGTCGAGTTCGGCGAGCCCGAGCTGCTCTACAGCAGCTTCGTGCACGGCATCAAGCGCGTGCCCGCGTTTGTGCGGTAGCGGCCTCCCCGCGGAACTGCATTCCCGGTCGCTAAGACCGAGCGTCAGCGACCGGGAATGCAGTTCCGCGGAGAAGGTGGGCGGCGTGGGCGCACCAAAACCGACTGCTGGATCGCGCCCACGGCGCCGGTCTGGTCGAACAGGGTTCCCACCGTGGTGCCGATGCCGTCCGGGCCGTAGCTGGTGTCGGCCCGGATGCCGATCCAGTCGCCGTCGGGCACGCGATGCACGTGCACCACGAGATCGGTGTTGAGGAACGTCCATTCGCGGATGTCGATCTTGGAGCCGATGCCGTTGGCGTCATCGGCGACGGTGAACAGGCGCTGCAACGGCGTCATCGCTTCACCCTTGACCAGGTCGACCATGGGCTTGAGCCACGACTCGCCCGGCCCGGGCGCCTGCGGCACCGTGAGCCACCGCCAGTCGATGCTGTGCACGTAGTTGGGCTCCCAGTTCTTGGCCATGTCGCGACTGCGGGCCCGCTCCAACGGCGGCAGCGGCGGCGCGGCCGCGTGCCGCAACGGCGCGGTGTCCAGCGTCAGCATGCGCCAGCCGCTCGCGCGGGCCACGACTCGCGGTGCGCGGTCCGGTCCCGGCGCGAGCATCTCGGCGCTCACCAACTCGATCTGCTTGCCCGGCCGGTCCAGCTGGGCGCGCACCCACAGATCCCCCTCGGACGGCACGGCGCCCATCAGATCGACCGCGACGCGGCTCAACCGGGTGTCGCTGCGTGGCTCACAGAGCTCGAGCGCGCGGACCAGCAACGCCGAGACGGGGGCCGCGTGCTGAATGGCTGCCGACCAGGTGCCGCGCACCAGGTCCGTTGCGCGAAATCTCGCGCCGTGCCGATCGGTGTCGATCAGCTCGTAGTAGGAGTCCGACATGGCCGCCCGTCAGTGGTGATGGACGTGGTCACCGGGTGCGGCCACATCCACCATGAGCGCCTCGATGCGAGACGACTTGGTCCCCACGAGCCGCTGCGGATACGCATCGGCCGTGGTGACCAGGAACAGGGTGCGGCCTTCCGGGCCGCCGAGCGCGCACGCGATCGCAGTGCGGTCACCGACGTCGACCCGGTCGGTCACGGCTCCACCATCCACGATGCGCTGGAAGCGATGCGCGAGCGTCAGCGCGGTCCAGACCCCGCCCTCGGCATCGATCGCGATACCGTCGGGCGGGCCGTCGAGCCCTTCGGCGAACACCCGACGGTCGGACAGATCGCCGTCGGCGCCGACGGCGAACGCGCTGAGGCGACGCCCGGTCGATTCGGCGACGATCAGCGCCGTGCCGTCCGGTGTGATGGCCATGCCGTTGGGGAAGTCGAGGTGTTCGGCGACCACGCGCGCGGTGCCGTCGGGATCGATCCGCACGATCACCCCGCCCGAGCGAGCCTGCGAGCCCACGTAGGCGCGGCCGTGCCCGTCGATCACCAGGTCGCCGAGCGCCGCGGGCACCAGTGCACTCACGTCGGCCAGCACATCCACGGTGTCACCGTCGTAGCGCAGCACCTGGCGGCGTTCCGTCGAGACGATCAGCAGCGTGCCGTCGGGCCGAAAACCCAAGCCGGAGGGGGCATGTCCCGGCACGCTCAGCGTCGTAATGGCGCCGCCGAGGGTCACGGTGTGCACGGCCTCGCCGAGCATGTCCGAGAACCACAGCAGCCCTTCGAACCAGCGTGGCCCCTCACCGAAACAGAATCCGTTGGCCAGTTCGGTTGTCCGCACCAGTTCGGCCCCGACCGTCATGTCCACGCGCCTTTACAAATCACGCCTCAAGTGTCACGCTCGCAGGGTGTCACTGTCAACCACCGGGACGCCCTAGATGAAGAAGTTCTACGGCCACACGCTGCTGTATCTGCACGAGACCATCGATCTGGGCTCCGGTCGCGTAGACCGATTCACGGAAACCTTCGACGAGATCTACCAGCCGATGATGGCCGACCTCGGCGCGCGGTTGTTCGCGTTGTGGGAAACCACGCCGTACAACGGGCACTGGCCGCAGGTGACCGTCATGTGGGAGATCGACGCGTTCGCCGACTACGCGCGGATCGGCAGGGCGCAGGCCGCGGGCGGCAGCCATGAAAAGCCCGCTCTGCAATGGGCGGCATACCTCTCCGAGAGCGGTGCCAGCGGTGAAGGCCGGATCATGTACGCGGGCAAGTACAACAAGACGCTGACGCAGCTGCGGCAGGAGAACTTCCGCGCGGGTCTGGTGATCCAGGAGATCATGCAGACCAAGCCGGGCCGGCAGGACGACTACATCCGTGAGTTGGAACGGCTGTACGTGCCGTGGTCGGAATCGACCGGTAAGCGCTGGCTCGGGTCGTACATCACCACGTTCCGGTTCAACGAGGTCATCCACTACTGGGCGCTCGACGACGACTGGGACTGCTTCGAAAACCACTACCCGTCGTGGAAGGACAGCCCGCCCGCGGAAATCGTCACCTGGATGAGCGTCGCCCCCGCGCTGCGCGACGGTTGGGAGGATTCGATCCTCGCGGCGCTGCCCTCTTCGCCGTTGCAGTAGGTCCGCGATGAAACAGCCAGTCCTGCAGGACTTCACCTATGATCCGTTCGACCCGGACGTGATGGCAGATCCGCTGCCGTACTACCGCATCCTGCGCGACCGACACCCGGTCTATCACATCGACAAATGGGACACCTATGCGCTGTCCCGGTTCGACGACATCTGGAACGTACTCGGGGTCAACGACGGAACGTTCGTGGCGTCGGAGGGCACGCTGCCGGCCGCGAATGTCCTCGCTCGTCGTAACGACGGCCCGGTGCCCGATCCGCCGCTGCACCCCATGCCGTTTCACGCCAATTTCGATTCGCCGATCTACGAGAACGTCCGCCGGTGCACGTCGGCGCAGTTTCGCCCCCGGTCCGTGACCAGACTGGCGGACCGGATCCGCACGCTGGCCAACGAACGCCTCGACGAGTTGCTGCCGCGAGGCCGATTCGACCTGACGCAGGATTACGGGGGCATCGTGGCAGCGACGATGGTGTGCGAATTCGTCGGGCTCCCAGCCGCTCTGGCTCCCGAGGTGCTCGCGACCGTGAACGCGGGAAGTCTCGCGCAGCCCGGCGAAGGTGTGGAGGTCGGCAACGCCCGCCCAGGGTACCTGTCATATCTCACCCCGATCGTCGAACGCAGGCGGGCCGAAGGTGCCGACGGCAGCGTGCCGATCGCCGACAGCCTGATCTCATACCGGCTGCCCGACGGTTCGGCGTTCGGCGACATGGAAGCCGCCGTGCAGATGCTGGGGGTGTTCATCGGCGGCACCGAGACGGTCCCGAAGATCACCGCGACCGGGCTCTGGCAACTGCTCCGCCATCCAGACCAGTTGGCCGCGGTACGTTCCGATCTCGAAGGCAACGTGCCGACCGCCCGGGAAGAGATCATCCGGCACAGCGCGCCCGCGCAGTGGTTCGCCCGAACGGTGCGGCGGCCCTTCACCATTCACGGCACCACCATCAACCCCGGGCAACGCGTCATCACGCTGTTGGCGTCGGCGGCCCGTGACGAGCGGGAGTACGACAACCCTGACGATTTCATCTGGAACCGGCCGATCGAGCGGCTGCTGTCGTTCGGCCGCGGGCAGCACTTCTGCCTCGGCGTGCACGTGGCGCGGCTGGAGATCACGATCATGATCCAGGAGTGGCTCAAGCGCGTGCCGGACTACCATGTCGACGAAACCGCCGCGTCCCGGCCGCCGTCGAGCTTTCAATGGGGCTGGAACAACCTTCCCGTGGAGGTGTGACGTGTGGTGTTACCGCCTGGTCGCGCCGTTCACGTTCGAACGCACCGACGTCGCGGAGCCCTCGCCGGAGTCACTGTGCGACGGGCAGGTGCTCCTGAAGTTCGAGGCCGCCGGGATCTGCGGCAGCGATCTGCCCGGATTCCGTGGTGCTCAAGGAAAACTCCCCGGCGACACCGGGTCTCGCGCCGCCGAGATGAACGGCTTCCCGATCCACGAGATCGCCGGCGAGGTGCTCGCGAGTCGCCATCCCGGTCACCTGCCGGGAGCCCGCGTGGTGGGTTGGGCCTCGGGCTTCGACGGTCTGATGGCCCGCGTGGTCGCAGACGGGAACGGCCTGGCTCCCTACGACTCGCAGCTGTCCCCGCAGTCAGCCGTCGGCCTGCAGCCGCTCGCGTGCGTGCTGTACGCCGTCGAGCAGCTCCCTGGACTTGCCGGGCGTCACGTCGCGGTGCTCGGGCAGGGCTCGATCGGCCTGCTGTTCTCCTATGTGGCAAAGGCTCTCGGTGCCGCCAAGATCACCGGCGTCGACCCGGTGGACCGCGCTCAGATCGGCCCGCGGTTCGGCGTCGACGACGTGGTCCGGGCTACCAGCGACCGGTGGGTTCGGCACCTCGACCCCCGCGACAAACCCGACGTCGTGATCGAGGCCGTCGGGCATCAGGTCGCAACCCTCAACCACGCGCTGGAGGCCGCGGCATTCGGCGGCACGGTCTTCTACTTCGGCGTGCCGGACGACGACAGCTATCCGATCAGCATGCGCACCATGCTGCGCAAGAACCTGACGCTGAAATCCGGCGTGACACTGGACCGCCGGCGGATGCTGCACAGTGCCGACGAGTTCGCCCGCGCGCATCCCGACCTCCTGCCTGCCTACATCACGCACACCTTCGGAATCGACGATGTGCAGGCCGCGTTCGAGTTGGCGTGCCTGCCGACGCCGGGCCGGGTCAAGATCGCGATCACCGCATGAACCCCAGCAGGCTGCAGGCAGTACTCGGCCGGCGCGAGCCGATGTGGGGCGGCTGGGTGGTGGGCCCGACCATGCTCGGACCCGAGGAGTTCGCGGCGGCGGGATACGACTATGTCGGATTCGACGTCCAGCACGGCTATCTCGACGACGCCGACGTGGCGCTGTTGTTGCGCCGGGTCGAGCATGTGCCGATCGCGACCGTGGTTCGGCTGCCGTCGGCTGATCCGGCACCGATCGGCCGGGTGCTCGACGCCGGCGCCGACGCCGTGATCATCGCGATGGTGGAATCGGCCGAGCACGCCGCACAAGCGGTCGCTGCCACCAGGTACGCGCCCGGCGGGGTTCGCAGCTTCGGCCCGTTACGCGCGAGCCTGGGACTCGACACCACGGCGCTCGAGGCCCGCGTGTCGGTCTTCGTGATGATCGAGACCGCACGTGGACTCGGCGCCGTCGACGACATCTGCGCGGTTCCGGGATTGACCGGGGTGTACGTCGGACCTGCCGATCTGGCCATCTCGATGGGATTTCGGCCTGCCGACGCCTGGACGCAGCCTGACGTCGGCGGGGCCATGGCGGCGATTCAATCCACTGCCACATCAGCGGGCCTCGTCACCGGGATTCACGCCGGTACCGGAAAACTCGGAAAGGCAGCGGCCGCACAGGGTTACCGCATGATCACGCTGACCTCCGAATCTCAGGCGTTGCGCCGTGGCGCGGCCGGGCATCTGCACGACGCGACCGGCCAGGCCGAGGACCGACAAGGGGGATACCACTGACCAAACCCACCGACCACGTGGCACTGGTGACCGGTGCGGCACGCGGCCAGGGCGCGGCAATCGTGCGCCGGCTGGTGGCCGACGGCTTCCGGGTGGCCGCCGCGGATCTGCTGGTCGACGAGTTACGGTCGAGCACAGCAGAATACGACGACGCCGTGATCGCCGTCGCGCTAGATGTCACGTCCCCCGATCAATGGCAAGCCGCCGTGGCGACGACGGTGGAGAGGTTCGGGTCGCTACGCACCCTGGTCAACAACGCCGGCGTGCTGCACCGGGCTCCGATCGCCGTCGAGACGCCGGACGGTTTCGAAAACAGTTGGCGCGTCAACTGCCTCGGCCCGTTCCTCGGAATCCGCGCGGCCCTCGAATCGCTGCGCCGCGTCGACGGCGCCGCCATCGTCAACACGTGCAGCACCGGTGCCATCCGGGCGTTTCCCGACCACGCCGCGTACGGGTCGGCCAAGTGGGCGCTGCGAGGTCTCACGCAGGTCGCCGCGGCCGAGCTGGGCCCGGCGGGGATCCGGGTCAACGCGGTGTTTCCCGGCCCGGTCGAGACGCCGATGCTCGACCCCGCCACCCAGCGCCGGCTCGCGGCCAGGGCCGTGACCGGGCGGCTCGGGAAGGCCACCGAGATCGCCGATGCGGTCGCGTTCCTGGTGTCCGACCACGCGTCGTTCATCACGGGATCCGAACTGGTCGTCGACGGCGGGCAATGCCTGCAGATCGGATGAGCATGCCCACGTCCATCGGGATCATCGGCGCCGGCCCGGGCGGGCTCGCGCTGGGAATCTTCTTGAAGAAAGCCGGTTTCGCCGACTTCACCATTTTCGACCGCGAGGACGGCGTCGGCGGAACGTGGCGGATCAACACCTATCCGGGTTTGGCGTGCGACGTGAAATCACATCTGTATTCGTACTCGTTCGATCTCAACGCCGAATGGTCGCGACTGTGGTCGGGGCAGCCGGAGATCCTGGCGTACTTCGAGCGCTGCGCACGGCGACACCAACTGGCCCCGCATCTCAAGCTCAACACCGAGGTGGTTGCCGCGCAGTGGGATTCCGATCACTGGTGCCTGAAGACCAAGGCGGGCGAGGAATACCGGTTCGATGTGGTGGTTTCGGCGGTGGGGTTGTTCACCCGGCCCGTGCTGCCCAACCTGGTCGAGGAGGAGCCGTTCACCGGCACTGTGATGCATTCCGCGCGGTGGGACCATTCGGTCGATTTCGACGGTGCGCGGGTGGCCGTGCTCGGCACCGGGTCGACCGCATCACAGGTCGTACCCGAATTGGCCAGGGTGGCCGGGCACGTGTACTCGGTGCAGCGCTCGCCGACGTGGATCCTGCCGAAACCGGACCGCGCGTACACCGAGCGGGAGCGCTGGCTCTTCGCCCATGTGCCACTGGCCAAGAAGATCTACCGGGCCAGGCTGTGGCTGCGCAGCGAGGCGAACATCGCCGTCATCGAGAACGGCAGCGAAAAGACGCAGCACTTCCGGGCGATCGCCATGAGGCTGCTCGAATCAACGGTCACCGATCCGGAATTGCGCAACCGCCTGACGCCGGATCATCCGTTGGGTTGCAAGCGGTTGGTGTTCTCGTCGGACTTCATCCCGACGCTGACCCGCCCCAACGTCGAGGTGGTCTCCAGCCCGGCGCGGGCGTTGCGGGCCCGGTCGTTGGTGACCGACGACGGGCGCGAACTCGATGTGGACGTGGTGGTGTGCGCGACGGGTTACGCCGCAGCCGACTATCTGGGCGAGATCGACGTGGTGGGGGAGGACGGAATCTCGTTGCGCGACACCTGGAATGACGGCGCATACGCCTATCTGGGGATGGCGGTGCCGGGCTTTCCGAACTTCTTCATGCTCTACGGGCCGAACACCAATGTGGGGTCCAACAGCGTCATCTTCATCCTGGAAGCGCAGGCCCGGTACATCGTGCGGGCGCTGAAGCACCTGCGCCGCAAAAAGAAGTCGTACGTGGCGGTGCGGCCCGATGTGATGGCCGCGTTCCTCAGCGACATCGACAGGTGGATGCAGGGCACGGTGTGGCTCACGCGCTGCAGCAGTTACTTTCGGGCGCCGAACGGCCGGGTCGTCACGCAATGGCCACGCAGCGCACGGGCATTCTGGACGATGACACGCCGTTTCCGGCCCCGCGCCTACGTTTTCGACCCGCCCGCGGTACGCGCAGGCGCACCGGCGGGCGCCACGTCCGGTCGCAGCGACGGTTAGCCGGATGGGTTGGCTCGATCGGCTCGATCCCGCGTTGCGGCACCTTGCCGAGGCGCGGACGGATCTCTCGCCCGCTGCACTGGGCGCAGTACGCGCGGGCCTGAACCGGCGGCGCCGGAACGCGGCGCGGATTCTCGACACCCCGGGTGTCGACATCTCCGGCGGCAGCGTCTCGCTCGGCCGGCGCACCGTCGCGATACGCCTCTTCCGCGGCGGTCCCGCACCGGCACCCGCGGTCGTCTACTGCCATTCCGGCGCGTTCGTCCTCGGCAACCTCGACACCGATCAGCTGCAGTGTGTGGAACTGGCCCGGCAAGGCGGGTGCGTCGTGATCGCGATGGACTACCGGTTGGCCCCGGAGCACCCCTTTCCCGCCGCGCTCGACGACGCGTTGCTGGTGCTGAGGTGGGTGGCTACCCGCTCGGACGAACTCGGAGTCGACCCGACGCGCATCGCGGTGGCAGGCAGCAGCGCAGGCGGGGCGTTGGCGGCCTTGATGGCCCAGCGGTCGGCCTCCGGGCAGGCACCACGAGTGGTGCTCCAGCTGTTGCACCAGCCGGTGCTCGACGACCGGCCGACCGTTTCCAAGCACCGGTTCGCCGACACGCCCGGCATCGACGGCCCGGCGGTCACGGCCATGTGGCAGCACTATGTCGCGGGCCGCGAGGTGCCCGAAGCCGTCCCGGCGCGCGCGGCCGATCTCACCGCAGTGGCACCGGCCGTGATCACGTGCTCGGAGCTGGATCCGCTGCGCGACGAGGCCCTGGATTACGCCCGCCGCCTCCTGGCGGCCGACGTGCCCACCGAGCTTCATGTTTTCCCGGGCACGTGCCACGGATTCGATTCGCTGCTGCCCGAGTGGGAGATCAGCCGACAGCTGTTTGCCCTGCAAGGAGCCGCGTTGCGGCGCGCCCTGTATTGACGTGTGCGTTAGCTGAGCTGCTCGGGGGCGCGCGAGGCCACCGATATGGGCGATAATGCCAATCTGCGTTACGGAGATCGCGCGACGGTCACCGTGCGGCGCGGTGTGACGGGGACGTCCGGCCGGTAGCCCTTCGGGCCGGTCAGATGCAGGTCAGCGATTGAGAGGTAGTTATGTCGGCCGACAACGACCGGCTCACGTACGCCAGAGACCCTAAGCACGCGAAAGACCCCGACTACGGTGAGCTCGACGTTCTGTTGAGCGGCTCGGTCCCGGCGATGTCCAACGGTCAGAGTCGACACGGGAACGCTCCGCCGGCGGTGTTGCCGTCCAGGTTCCCCAGGCCGGCGCCCCCGGCCGGCGAAGCCGAGATCACGGCGAAGATCCCGCCTGTCCCGGCCGACCCGCCTCGTCCGCCCGTCGGCGTGCCGGCCGAGAACTGGATACTGCAGACGCCCGTGCCGCCCCATGGCGCACCGGTTGCCGTGCCCCGCGCGATCGACAACTTCGCCCACGTCGGGGTGCGCTCCGCGGTCAAGATGCACTCGCGGCGAGGGTGGCGGCGGCTGCTGTACCGCACCACCCGCATCAACGTGGGTCTGTCGCGCGACGAACTGTACGAGCTCGACCTGTTCGCGCGCGTGCGCCGCAACGCCAGGGAGTCGTACCAGAT
Proteins encoded:
- a CDS encoding alpha/beta hydrolase, with protein sequence MGWLDRLDPALRHLAEARTDLSPAALGAVRAGLNRRRRNAARILDTPGVDISGGSVSLGRRTVAIRLFRGGPAPAPAVVYCHSGAFVLGNLDTDQLQCVELARQGGCVVIAMDYRLAPEHPFPAALDDALLVLRWVATRSDELGVDPTRIAVAGSSAGGALAALMAQRSASGQAPRVVLQLLHQPVLDDRPTVSKHRFADTPGIDGPAVTAMWQHYVAGREVPEAVPARAADLTAVAPAVITCSELDPLRDEALDYARRLLAADVPTELHVFPGTCHGFDSLLPEWEISRQLFALQGAALRRALY